GTCGAGCTCTCCACCCTCACGGGGTCGTGCGTGGTGGCGCTGGGCCGCGAGGTCGCGGGGCTCTTCGCCGCCGACGAGGCGCTGGGCCGTGAGGTGCAGCGGGCCGCCGAGGCCGCCGGCGAGAAGGTTTGGCCGATGCCGATGGAGGAGGCCTACAAGCGCAAGCTGAAGAGCAAGGTCGCCGACCTGGCCAACGTGGGCGACCGCGCCGGCGGCGCGATCCAGGCGGCCCTCTTCCTGGCCGAGTTCGCCGACGCCCCCTTCGTGCACCTCGACATCGCCGGCCCCGGCTTCGCGCCCGCGGCCGAGGACCACGCCTTCGGCCCCGCCGGGGGCACCGGTTTCGGGGTGCGGACCCTGGTCGAGTGGACCCTGCGGCAGGGCTAGGTCGAACCGCCCCGGCCGCGGTAGGATCGGAGCGATGATCCGCGTCGTGCTGGTGGAGCCGCGCGAGCCCCGCAACGTCGGGGCGGCGGCGCGGGCGATGAAGAATTTCGGGCTCGAGCAACTGGTGCTCGTGAACCCGGAGCGCCCGCTCGACGAGGCGGCCTACCGGCTGGCCACCCGGGGCGCGGCCGACGTGCTGGAGCGGGCGCGCACCGTGGCCACGCTGGACGAGGCCCTGGCGGACACGGTTTACGTGGTGGCCACCAGCGCCCGCGCCCGCGAGGGCTACGCCGGCGAGGTCTACACGCCCCGCGAGGGTGCGCCCCGGGTGCGAAGGATGGCCGCCGAGGGGCCGGTCGCCCTGCTCTTCGGCCGCGAGAACTTCGGACTCTCCAACGAGGAGATGGATCGGGCGCACGCGGTCTGGCGGATCCCCACCGGCGGCTACGCCAGCCTCAACCTGGCCCAGGCGGTGCTGCTGGTGGCCTACGAGGTCTTCCTGGCCCGAGCCGAGCCCCGGGGGACGGCGCGCCCGCGGCCCGCCGCCGCCGAGGAGCTCGAGCGCCTCTTCGCCGACCTGGAGGCCTACCTGATCCAGATCCGCTACACCGACGAACACCGCCTGGAAGGGGCGATGCGCGCCTTCCGGCGGATGGCCCACCGGGCGCTGCTCAGCCCCAACGAGGTGCAGCGCCTGCGCGGCCTGCTGCGCCAGAGCCGTTGGGCGATCGCCCATGGAGGGGACCGGGTTGATTAGGCCGCAGGCCCGCCCCGGGGCCTACAGCGAGCTCTACGCCCGCATCCGCTGG
The DNA window shown above is from Oceanithermus desulfurans and carries:
- a CDS encoding RNA methyltransferase translates to MIRVVLVEPREPRNVGAAARAMKNFGLEQLVLVNPERPLDEAAYRLATRGAADVLERARTVATLDEALADTVYVVATSARAREGYAGEVYTPREGAPRVRRMAAEGPVALLFGRENFGLSNEEMDRAHAVWRIPTGGYASLNLAQAVLLVAYEVFLARAEPRGTARPRPAAAEELERLFADLEAYLIQIRYTDEHRLEGAMRAFRRMAHRALLSPNEVQRLRGLLRQSRWAIAHGGDRVD